A stretch of [Clostridium] scindens DNA encodes these proteins:
- a CDS encoding ABC transporter ATP-binding protein, protein MEKEHMIVVDDVSMKFNLASEKLDSFKEFVIKTLKHQVTYDEFWALTNVSFTVDKGDALGLIGLNGSGKSTMLKVIAGVLKPTKGSVQVYGSVAPLIELGAGFDMDLTARENVYLNGAILGYPRKEMEKHYEEIVEFSELGEFMNVPVKNFSSGMVSRLAFAIATIGTPDILIVDEVLSVGDFRFQEKCERRIQNMIDKGTTILFVSHSISQVEKLCNRIVWLDSGCVKRIGNVKDVCNEYKNS, encoded by the coding sequence ATGGAAAAAGAGCATATGATTGTTGTCGACGATGTTTCAATGAAGTTTAATTTAGCATCAGAAAAGTTAGATAGTTTTAAAGAATTTGTAATTAAGACATTAAAGCATCAAGTGACTTATGATGAGTTTTGGGCATTAACGAATGTCTCTTTTACTGTTGATAAAGGAGATGCATTGGGACTAATTGGATTAAATGGTTCAGGTAAAAGCACGATGCTGAAAGTAATTGCTGGCGTTTTAAAACCTACAAAGGGCTCAGTACAGGTTTATGGATCGGTGGCCCCTTTAATAGAGTTAGGGGCAGGATTTGATATGGATCTGACTGCTAGAGAAAATGTTTATTTAAATGGCGCGATATTAGGATATCCTAGAAAAGAAATGGAAAAACATTATGAAGAGATTGTGGAATTTTCTGAATTGGGTGAATTCATGAATGTACCTGTAAAGAATTTTTCATCAGGCATGGTTTCTAGACTGGCTTTTGCAATAGCAACGATAGGAACGCCGGATATTTTAATTGTAGATGAAGTTTTATCAGTTGGTGATTTTAGATTTCAGGAAAAATGTGAGCGTAGAATTCAAAATATGATTGATAAAGGCACTACTATATTATTTGTTTCACATAGTATTTCCCAAGTAGAAAAACTGTGCAATAGAATTGTATGGTTAGATAGCGGATGCGTTAAAAGAATAGGAAATGTCAAAGACGTTTGTAATGAATATAAAAATTCATAA
- a CDS encoding ABC transporter permease: protein MTQYVQNFLKFRPLLSELVARDIKIKYRRSILGVFWTLLNPLCMMAVLSVVYMNLFKFAVDNFPLYLLCGQVVFNFFSESTTSSMGAIIGNASLIKKVYMPKYLFVLSRIVSSVINLGASFCALIVVMVVTRSELNWTVLLSWIPLTVLVVFSVGMGLLLAALTVKFRDIMHLYSVFVTALMYLTPVIYPMNILPEWLSKIVLLNPITNMVMMFRDTIMYNSLPGVKNLMISIIEAVIMVAIGMWVFYKNQDDFILNV from the coding sequence GTGACACAATATGTACAAAATTTTTTGAAGTTCAGACCATTATTAAGTGAACTTGTTGCTAGGGATATAAAAATTAAATATCGCAGATCCATTTTGGGAGTTTTTTGGACATTATTGAACCCTCTTTGTATGATGGCTGTTCTTTCAGTAGTCTATATGAATTTATTTAAATTTGCAGTTGATAATTTTCCGCTGTACTTATTATGTGGTCAAGTTGTCTTTAACTTTTTTTCTGAGTCTACAACCTCTTCAATGGGAGCCATTATAGGAAATGCTTCTTTAATTAAGAAGGTATATATGCCTAAATATTTGTTTGTTCTATCTAGAATAGTTTCCAGTGTGATTAATTTAGGCGCTTCTTTCTGTGCACTGATCGTTGTCATGGTAGTAACAAGATCAGAATTGAATTGGACAGTTTTATTGTCGTGGATCCCACTTACTGTTTTAGTGGTATTTTCGGTAGGAATGGGGTTGCTCTTAGCAGCATTAACAGTTAAATTTCGTGATATTATGCACTTGTATTCTGTTTTTGTCACAGCACTGATGTATTTAACTCCAGTAATTTATCCAATGAATATTTTACCAGAATGGTTGTCTAAGATTGTTTTATTAAATCCAATTACTAACATGGTAATGATGTTCAGAGATACTATCATGTATAATTCATTACCGGGGGTTAAAAACTTGATGATATCTATCATTGAGGCTGTGATCATGGTTGCCATTGGAATGTGGGTATTTTATAAAAACCAGGATGATTTTATATTAAATGTTTAG
- a CDS encoding glycosyltransferase family 2 protein, which translates to MKKLIIIPAYNEGESIKETIEEVKKKAQDFDYVVINDCSVDDTRKVCENNGYNIINLPVNLGIGGAVQTGYKYGIKEGYDLAVQIDGDGQHDAGFLESMSDYMKDKEVDMVIGSRFINKEGFQSSSTRRIGIKYFTGLIRLLTGRKITDPTSGLRMVNLKVMKMFAEDYPKDYPEPESVVAILRNGMKVEEIPVIMRERSGGISSISVKKSIYYMVKVSLAILIECVRK; encoded by the coding sequence ATGAAAAAGTTAATTATTATACCTGCATATAATGAAGGTGAGAGTATAAAAGAGACTATTGAAGAGGTAAAGAAAAAGGCGCAAGACTTTGATTATGTTGTCATAAATGATTGCTCTGTAGATGATACAAGGAAAGTTTGCGAAAATAATGGTTATAATATTATTAATTTACCTGTAAATTTAGGAATTGGCGGAGCTGTTCAGACAGGATACAAATATGGAATTAAAGAGGGATATGATTTGGCAGTCCAAATAGATGGCGATGGGCAGCATGATGCTGGTTTTTTGGAAAGTATGTCTGATTATATGAAGGATAAAGAAGTGGATATGGTAATTGGATCTCGCTTTATTAATAAAGAGGGGTTCCAGTCATCAAGTACAAGAAGAATTGGAATAAAATATTTTACAGGGTTGATAAGGCTGCTAACAGGAAGAAAAATCACAGACCCTACTTCAGGACTAAGAATGGTAAATCTAAAGGTAATGAAAATGTTTGCGGAAGACTATCCAAAAGATTATCCCGAACCAGAGAGTGTTGTGGCAATTTTAAGAAATGGAATGAAGGTGGAAGAAATTCCTGTAATAATGAGGGAGCGAAGTGGGGGGATTTCTTCCATTTCTGTAAAGAAATCAATATATTATATGGTGAAGGTATCTTTGGCAATTTTAATCGAATGTGTTAGAAAGTAG
- a CDS encoding DUF2142 domain-containing protein, whose translation MLNWEKYSKKIKKIILIIVSILILIATSLYTYKESIIPSSVEGKNLIGWTENDNEIDLIHGETISQEIYIADGNMSRIKLCFRKKNSKKYSGNINISIYKKENNELIQSWENQIRDLPVDAISTFELKKPLKSINESYLLKIYVNEAASGSISVVYSEKNESLGLKKNETYIKGGLNLSIVAQGNDIIKKVYVCCLILLFSTLGLGIWGIIKKFKTENIFLVMVLGIGLTYILIFPTGTVPDGRTHFASTYSESSKLLGLENIDSNGNAILYEEGYSLYTHPNKSSYIDLYEDWDAPNTHTEESLKAASVIDRGLIFYLPQILGITLARILSLNAFSVMIFGRVFSLFTYAFVIRYAIKLMPFGKMVIYLTSLLPMTLELGTSYSYDSFLITLSFFTIAYNFYLIYTKEKVQIADWVVLSCLCIILSAIKIVYIFIPMMCLLINNAKCIRKKTSCIIVALAGIISVGATQLSRMLGILNGGNTIGIGSEGAVSHYTLGHIVKNPLKTLWIFYSTLEEKIDFYFSSMLGANLGWLDIQIPIVIAIGFFLLILLSAIKTEKDVLLIDSSQRVFYIAICILMFFAILTVLMLDYTQLGGKVVEGVQGRYFLPFLPIFAIGIMRNNTVVLKKSLNDFMIWSSMMLQFYVVQHIIRRIVMR comes from the coding sequence GTGTTAAATTGGGAAAAGTATAGTAAAAAGATAAAAAAAATAATTTTAATAATAGTTTCGATTCTAATATTAATTGCCACCTCTTTATATACATATAAAGAGTCTATTATTCCATCTAGTGTTGAAGGAAAAAATCTTATTGGGTGGACAGAGAATGATAATGAAATTGACTTAATACATGGTGAAACGATAAGCCAAGAGATATACATTGCTGATGGCAATATGTCTAGGATAAAATTATGCTTTAGAAAAAAGAATAGTAAAAAATATAGTGGTAATATAAATATCTCTATCTATAAGAAAGAGAATAATGAATTAATTCAAAGTTGGGAAAATCAAATAAGAGATTTACCAGTAGATGCAATTAGTACTTTTGAATTAAAAAAGCCATTAAAAAGTATTAATGAATCGTATCTTTTGAAAATATATGTAAACGAGGCAGCCTCTGGCAGTATAAGTGTTGTGTATTCTGAGAAAAATGAGTCTCTAGGGCTGAAAAAAAATGAGACTTATATAAAAGGAGGACTTAATCTCTCTATTGTTGCACAAGGAAATGATATTATTAAAAAAGTCTATGTATGTTGTCTAATACTATTGTTTTCTACATTAGGTTTAGGAATTTGGGGAATAATTAAAAAATTTAAGACTGAAAATATTTTTCTAGTAATGGTTCTTGGAATTGGCTTGACATATATTCTCATATTCCCAACAGGTACTGTGCCAGATGGTAGAACGCATTTTGCGTCTACGTATTCTGAATCAAGTAAGTTGCTAGGACTTGAAAATATAGATAGTAATGGCAATGCGATTTTATATGAGGAAGGGTACTCCTTATACACACATCCTAATAAAAGTTCTTATATAGATCTTTACGAAGATTGGGATGCACCTAACACGCATACAGAAGAGAGCCTTAAGGCCGCTTCTGTTATAGATAGGGGCTTAATCTTTTATTTACCGCAAATATTAGGGATAACTCTGGCTAGGATTCTTTCTTTAAATGCATTTAGTGTAATGATATTTGGAAGAGTATTCTCTTTATTTACGTATGCTTTTGTGATAAGATACGCAATAAAATTGATGCCTTTTGGGAAAATGGTGATTTATTTAACTTCTTTATTGCCAATGACATTAGAATTAGGGACTTCTTATTCATATGATAGTTTTTTAATTACACTGTCATTTTTTACAATAGCATACAATTTTTATTTGATTTATACTAAGGAAAAAGTTCAAATAGCAGACTGGGTGGTTTTGTCTTGTTTATGTATCATTTTGTCTGCTATAAAGATAGTCTATATTTTTATACCTATGATGTGTCTTCTTATAAACAATGCTAAGTGTATAAGAAAAAAGACAAGTTGTATAATAGTTGCATTGGCAGGAATAATTAGTGTAGGTGCTACCCAATTAAGTAGAATGTTGGGGATCTTAAACGGCGGTAATACTATCGGTATTGGTAGCGAGGGAGCGGTAAGTCATTACACACTAGGTCATATTGTTAAAAACCCTTTGAAAACATTATGGATTTTTTATTCTACATTAGAGGAAAAGATTGATTTTTATTTTTCCAGTATGTTGGGGGCAAACTTGGGGTGGTTAGATATACAAATACCAATAGTAATTGCTATTGGCTTTTTCCTGTTAATTTTATTATCAGCAATAAAAACTGAAAAAGATGTATTGCTCATAGATTCCAGTCAAAGAGTTTTTTATATTGCTATCTGTATATTAATGTTTTTCGCAATCCTGACAGTGCTTATGCTTGACTATACACAATTAGGAGGGAAGGTTGTTGAAGGGGTACAGGGCAGGTACTTCCTGCCATTTCTTCCAATATTTGCAATAGGTATAATGAGAAATAATACAGTTGTATTAAAGAAATCCTTGAATGATTTTATGATATGGTCAAGCATGATGCTTCAGTTTTATGTTGTTCAGCATATAATTAGAAGAATTGTAATGAGATAA
- a CDS encoding DUF2304 domain-containing protein produces MNIKIQVFVALFIILALVIIINMIRKKSLELRYALAWLLVGISIFILDMFPQLITWMANIVGIGVPVNMLFFLGFCFSLGIIFILTIAVSRMSIKVKNLAQELALFEKESKNNEENERKTIDQELTKR; encoded by the coding sequence ATGAATATAAAAATACAAGTTTTTGTTGCTCTTTTTATTATACTTGCATTGGTTATTATAATTAATATGATACGGAAAAAATCTTTGGAATTGAGATATGCACTTGCTTGGTTATTGGTGGGTATCAGTATTTTTATTCTTGATATGTTTCCACAATTAATTACTTGGATGGCAAATATTGTGGGAATAGGCGTGCCGGTTAATATGTTATTCTTTTTGGGCTTTTGTTTTTCTCTTGGTATAATATTTATATTGACAATTGCTGTTTCAAGAATGTCAATTAAGGTTAAAAACCTGGCGCAAGAACTGGCTTTATTTGAAAAAGAAAGTAAAAATAATGAAGAAAACGAGCGTAAAACAATTGATCAAGAATTAACAAAGCGATAA